The genome window GTAAAAAACATATCACTTCAGAAAGCAAAAGTAAACCTTTCATTTATCAGAATAAAAAAAGCAAATAAAGCACCTTTGTATTAGTCTTGTATAACAGTATTCAAATATGCTGAACAGTAACTTTTGAACTTTTGAAACCTTTGCAAGTTTAATTCAAAATCTAACTaactgaacatgaagaagaatgcTCAAAAGCTAACAGTAACCAAGGAAAGAGATGCATTGGAACAGTGAAGAATTACTCATGATATTCAATAGGAAATTAAAACCAAAAAGTCGAAAAGCACAAGTATACTGTAATAAACGTAGTCACTTCCAAGAACAGGTCATGTGCATCAGAAACTCGAATTTGCATCATCCATGATGTCCTGAAGGGGAATCCGAGTAATTCATCATATGCTTGTACCAAGATGATAAATCAAAAGGTTTGGAGTAAACATTAAAAACAGACGAGCAGAGGAAGTAAAAAGATATATTCATCATAAGCTAATAACAATCCAACAAATGATATATTCAAAATCCAACAGAGGAAGTAAAAAGATGTATTCAACAAATGATCTCCAAAATCCAACAGAACTAATAACAATTTCTTAAGATATATTCATCATAAACGATGACTACCAATCCAAATTGCATCATACCTAGCAAAAATAAGAACCAAATGCAACActacaaaaataaaaagattggTGCTAAAATATGAAATAATCAAACTATTGGAGAAAGACCGTATTCTTCTACAGAAACAAAAATATCCATCAATTATCAAAGaaccaaaaaatatttaaaattggaTCAAAATGAAGttacaaattaaaatatgcaactCCCAAGAAGTTACATATTAGATCACAATGAAAAATATACAACAGAAACAATCATAAATTGAAAACTCATAGCTAAAAACTGTGACTCTTACCTGGTCAGGTTGTGCAACATCCGAAAAGATGACATCAACCATTCCAACCAACATCCTGTATCTAGCAGGATGCCTAGCATCTTCTATTATGGGAATTACATTGGTTCGCTTTTTAGCCATATTCACAAGATCTCTACCACTCCTATGAGAAAATTCAACAGCATAGACCACTCCTGTCTGTCAAGCAACTTACAAGTGAGTAATGTATACATGACAACAACGATTTTGTTTATTTCTCCAACTTAACAAAACCAGAATAAAGGATTTACTGAAATAACAGCATTGACTTACCGGTCCAACAATATCAGAAACATGAGACACTGTGGTTCCTGATGCAGCACCAAGGTACAACACACGAGTCCCAGGAGCCTAAACGAAAATGTTGCATTAGCAATGGAAAAGAAAAAAGTAATAAATCTGTATGATCAAACGATTAAGAAGTATGTAAGTGTGGTGAAGCCATGTTCATGTTCTGCAACAAGTTTTGCTAATTAAATGTGCCCACTTAAAAGTTTTCTCACTGGTACCTTAAAAACTAAAAACCAAATCTAAGaatgaataaagttttacttaGGTTGCATGCCCATGTCCCCCTTCTATCAAACTCTTTGCCTCTGCTCTTTAATTTCTcaaactctctctctcactcttctACCTTATGGTTTCGAGTTAGTTCCATGGAAAAATAATCAAGATAAAGTTATCAAATGTATTGGGTCATTATCCAACTGATAAGCTTTGGATTCTACACAAAAAGGTGTGGCTCCTGAACATCACCACCACATGAAAATAGGTGAAGTTATGGAAATAGAAGTCCTACAAAGACAACATGGAATCTCTTGACTTCGTTCAGATACTAATTTGCATAACCATTTGACAGGTGTAAATTTCTTTATACAATGAATAACTCAAACATATTCATAAATCAAAAAAATGAATGCAGAATCTTTTTGGAAAATATTTGGAAAGTGGACCGAGATATTTTGAGGTGGGAGGGTTCGATTATAACAGGAACCATAATTGACGAAATCAAAGCGTAACTTGAAAAGCCACCAAAGAACAGCTCATCAAGTGATACTTCTGGAAATCACCATTAAGTAAAATGAACCCGTACTTAGACAAACCAAATTAAACCAAAACTAAGATTACTTTGTCCATTTGCTAATAGTTTGACAAATATGATATTAGAAAACGGTGGTAAGAATTTTCACAGCTCACTAGTTTGAATAATAAGTAAAATGGTCCTATCAATCCACGTAAatcaaggaaggaaggaaggaaggaacacCCACAATCCATATATTGTCAACACCTCCAAGAATGGCAGCTGCCAGCTTTGAGCGGAAAGGATTCCACACCCGGTATTCGACTTTGGATCCATCCTCATTCTGCAGGATGAAAGCAACGTAGTCAGGAGAAATACACACACTGATATCAACATTAAGGCCAGACACTGACATCAACAAGGGAGAAAGACACAGATGAATCACCTGAACAGAAACGCGCTTCTCGCCATATACGGCTTCACCGGGGGCCATGTTCTTCGTGCAGAGAGCATCTTCCTTGCCCTTGGCCACGAAAACCCCGTCGTGCCTGTGTGGCTGGACGACGACCCTGCTCCCGCCCTTCATGCCCCCACCTCGGCCTCCGCCACGACCCCTCCCTCCCCTGCCTCCACGGCCTCCCGCGCCTCCCCCGCGGCCCCTGCCGCCACCCCGGCCTTCAAAACCACCGCCTCTACCTCCGCCTCCTCTTCCCCTGCCTCTCCCCCCACCTCCATCGCTCCGTCCCCTGAAGCCACCGCCTGATTTAAGTTCACAAATCAAACACAAAAACAATCAGAGTCGCACAGACAACAATATCATTCAACAGATAAAACCGTTCAAAAATGCAATCAAAAAAGGCCTGTATTCCCTCGCTCAGAAGTCGAGTAACAATCAGAAGAAAGTAAAACAGAGAAGAAGAAATGCAGATCGAAACGGAATCGAGGTCCAGAGCCGGATGAGAGCTAACCTCGTGGAGGTCTCATGTCGGCGCCTAGGGTTTCTGGTGGGGCAAGAGGGGCGGCAGAGACCTCAAGGAGTGGAACGCTGAGTTTACTTATAGAGAAAGAAagctagggtttagggtttgccGATATTACAGTGACGGAAATGTCCCGCACCTTTCGGTATAAATCGAAAGCCGCTTCATCCTGACCGTCCATTAAGGCTCCGCCTTCTCTTGCGCTAATCGCCAGTCGATGGTGGGGCTGCAGATGACCatagattatattatatataatatatgtaggcACAAAACATTCGAATTCGTCAGGATGGCcgagtggtctaaggcgccagactcAAGTTCTGGTCCTCGTgagagggcgtgggttcaaatcccacttctGACATTACACATAAAATGCATTTTGGTAATAATTTTGCTTTGTGAACatccttaaaaaattaaattgattaATTGTAATTTCCTTTTCTgatgtttatttttataataatatttttacagGCTGTAAacataaatttaatataattctCTTATCTTAATAAAAGGAAAAGTGATTTCTgacattaataataatattttttagaaatattTCCGCTTTTGTGAGTAATCTATCAAGGGTTGTTAAATGTAAACATGAATATACTACAATTCTTTTATCCTTAAAAGAATTAATCTCCATAACACAGTAAGCAAGTTGATAGGCCTCTGCACACCTTATTTGCAGATAAATCCAATAGAAAAATAGATTTATTTGTGAGTGACATCTAAAGGTTACAAAAGCAAGAAGTAAATGGAGATCAGGTTTGAGCTTTTTCAGCTTCTTGTCCTCCCCACAACTGCACTCGTGCTGCCGCTTGGGATGCCTGCAATGTCAGCAAACCATGAAACATCAGCCTTTTGTTCATGTTTAGCTTCCTCTCGATGTCTACTTCTCCACCCAGAGAAACCAAGCAATACAAACAGTACATTCGGAGATGAAACCTTATGATCTGTAGGTCTTTACCTCTGCACTCCAATCTGTCTTCCAGATCACGTAGAACAGTACCAGAGTCTGCAGAAGAGTTCCACCGAGCATGCCGACCCAGATTCCCTGAGACCAGTTAATTTTATATCAGAAAAGAACTAAGACGTGTTTGTGCATCTAATTGTATGCTGAAGCATGTCATCGAAGGTTTCTCTGGCTTTACTTTCCATTCGTTTTAGGTGGGAAGTTTACCTTCACCCCCAAGTGGAGGAGAAAACCCAAAACGAAACCCAGAGGAAGGCCAAAACCGTAGTAGCAACCCAAGTTAATGTAAGCCACCAGCGCCTGCCAGCCACCTCCTACAGCGATTCCTGCCTCAAAGGAAACATCCAGCTTCCGTAAAGCATAGTTGCCAGACTCGACTCTAGCATTCACCGTGGGTAATCGAACAAGAAGAGTTCATACTTGCCTGAGATAATTGGTTGGATGCTATTGAGCACCATGGTGATGCCCAGAAGGTAGGCGATGTTGGCGACGGCCCGTTGCATCTCTTTATCGCTCGTGAAAATGATGCTGAAGTAATTCCGTGTTGCGAGTACGACGACCATGCAGATGAGGCCGATGGCGAGGGACTCGAGGAGGATCACGATGACAGCATACTTGGTGGCCCGGGGGCGACCTGCTCCCAGCTCGTTGGACACCCGAACACTGTGTTGCGGCGAGATAGCATCAGCGGTGGTGAGAGGAGAAACTTGTCCGATGAACTGATCGTTAGTGGGTTCTACCTTATCGCGGCATTGAGTCCGATAAATACCATGCCCTCCCAACCATTGATGTTCATGCTGCAATGCGAAGAACATCTGTCAAGCACGGTTCTCGATCGACGACAACACGGGATGATTGCTGCATGAGGTTACCAGATAGAAATGGAGCCGACGGCAACCTCAGCGTTGGTGAGGTGGCCGCTGAGCACGGTGAGGATCATCATGTACCAGATCTCGAGGCAAAGCATCACCGCGGAGGCAAACGACAACCGGACGAACGCCCATAAATCCCTGAAAGCGGACCACGAAAGGCCGGTCCACCCGTCCTTGCACCACCCTACGATGTACGCGATCTGAGCCAGGGAGACCACCCACCCCGAGATGTTGAATGCGGCAGCAGCACCGCCCAAGCCCCAGTCGAAGACGAAGATGAAGAGCACCAGCATTCCGACGTGAAGTAGGAGGGCCAGGAGGCCGATCCAAGCCATGACGAGTACCTTGCTCTGAGCCTGGAGGAACTTCTGGGCGGGGAAGTTGAAGGCAATGGAGAACAACTGAGGGATGATGCTGATGGTGAATTTGCCGGCGAGGTCGGCGATGTCGTCCTCCTGGCCGATCAGCTTCAGTGCTGGCGTAGCAAAGATGTAGAGCAGACACAAGACGATCGAAGAAGCCACGAGAATTATCCAGGAGCGCTGCATGTACACGCCGAGCATCTCGACGCGGCCTGCACCGAAGGCTTGCCCGCAGAGCGTCTCCAGTGCACTCCCCATGCCGAGCTATCAACAATAGCACCGTAAGTAACATCATAGAATGAGCCCTAAGTTTCCTTGGAACGATCTTACACGGTTAGAATTGCAGTTGGAacgatgattatatatatatatatatatccattaaaACTTGCAGATCTTGCCGAgttctattaattattttatagaacACAAACGTTATATAAATGTtaagtatattttaaatattttatactatagtTTGAAATCTTAATCCAAGTTTATAAAGGATTTCGACATCTGGTCCCCCAATATATATTGCACAGTGTCACATTTACGGACGTTGTCCAAACCTTATAACACGGCTCGGAACCTCCCCAGTACAAGACGGCAAATCTCTCCGAATATAGTCTGTCGGTGGTCAAATTGGCCGTGTCGATTACCTCCAAGTTCAAGCTATATGATCCAACCTAGTTATCGAGGCTGGCGAATTCCTCTTCTTTGTTGATGTATCATGACATTAGACACATGTGGAAGACATATTTTGCTATGCGTTAAGCAGCAATTGAGAGAAGGGATAAGATCAGGAGAGGTCTTACGAGGAAGCCGAAGTTGAAGAGGTAGACGACGTTGAGGGCGATGGCGACGGCGGACAGCTCGAGGTTTCCGATGTGGCCGACGAACATCTGGGTGATGGAGCAGAAGCCGTAGAGGCATAATACGTTGAACGTGATGGGCGCCCCGATCGACCACAGCTTCTTGGACTCCGCCACCAACACCTCCCACGCCTCCCGAGCCTCCCTCACCGGAGGGTAATCCTCCACCTTCGTCTCCGAAACCCTCTCCGCCTCCCCTCCGTCGCTCCTCCGCGGCCCCTTCTCCTCGTCCGCCTGTTGCAGCAGTGGCTGCTCCATGGTCTCTGttcccattctctctctctctctctctcccccagtCTACCTAGAAATCCCTTCCCATCATAAACATGGATAGAGAGCAAACGGCCGAGTCGAGCAACTCCGTGGGTCGGGTGGAGAGAGACGGAGCAGGAGAGAAAGGGCGTTTATAGCTCACAGGACGCGACTAATCAAACGCCACGTGAAGAGCCCTGCGACTTACCACGGTGCAGTGGCCACGTTCCTTCGCTTGGATTCTCCAGATGATAATGACGGAATCGACGGCCACGATTCTCCTTCTAATCCAATCGTTGCACTCTGCGGGACCCATCCCGAGGCGTGGCGCGTGGATCAGGGACGCAGCCAAACCACAGGAAGAGCTCCTCCAATTGCTCATCAAATGCGGGTCCCGCGACTGTTGACGGGATGACGAATAGAAGGGGCTTCTCCTGTGTTTCGTCGCTCGACCAGTACAAGCATCGACGAGCATCCTTCCAGAAGAAGTTCGTGGCTCACACGGCCTTCACACAATCGTCTTCAACTGCTGCATTAACAGTGATTGGGTCCATCAAAATAGACGGGAAGCAGAATTTTATCCAGCTCGACCGACAGATGCTCGAAGCCTGACACTTACAGCTACCTAAAAGTCTTTAAGTCACTGTAGCCTTCTTTCTGTAACCTAAATGTTGCTCAACAGATGATCTCTCCACATCTGGTTGGAGGTCGGTCGTTCAATCGGACTCTTCGGTCTCATCACTGACGTGCCACGTACCAACCTAATTTATCTGCCAATGCATAAATAGGTTGTACTGATCGGCCGATTTGGCCGTGATTTGAAGTTCCAATTTCAACGTTTAACCATAATGGTGTATATAAAAAATGAGGAGAAGTCATGTCAATTGCATGGGTGGAGCTTTATTGGGGTTTGGTGTGGTGAGAGGCCCAACACTACTGCCCTTTTCTTCATAGCTCTCAATGCACGAGCTTCCTACCGTCCCGTCTCTTTGATGCAGCCGTTAGGTTGGTAAAGCGTGCGAACCACACGCACCCACGTAGCCCGTGCCACCTAACTTGCTCGAATCTACGAATGGACAGACAGAACTATATTTGTCTCCATGTGTATTATGGATGTCGCGAGTCTACATCTTCAAACATATGATATTACATTTTTATAATGCTTCGACCGTAATTATTTGTGGCGAGAGAAGACTTGATAGAAGAAATGTCTCTTGGTTCGGTGACAAGCGAACCGACCCATTTCGATTAGTAGCAGCTGTGAGGATTTCCATGGGCTCAAGTGATGTCGCCACTGTTTGTTATTGGGCCCCCAATTCGTCCGCTTCCTCCTTTGACAACTCAGAGCCAACGTGGCAGGCCATATAATTTAATTTCGAATTAATGGGACATTTATGACGCACGAATAGTAAGTACAGGGATGCATCTTAGAGTGATcgaaagaaaacaaaatcattttaaTTACGGGAAATCTGCAATGCATTTCGATGACTAAAACAGTAATTAATGATTGGAGTTCTCGAACGACACTTGCTGATTGCAGAAGGAACCacaaaaataattaagaaatGATAGGGCACAATTCGGTAGCATGCCCCTTGGTAGCCGACTGCAGCCACCTCAATGCGCCAAAGTGAAGTTTCGAGGTCAGTGTGGTAAATCATGTCAATACAATGCTGTCTCGCGAAGAGTGGAACGACGTCGCTCGGATACGACATCATCCCGCAAAGAATGGAACGGTGCCACTCGAGTACGCCTCTACCCTGTAAAGGAAGGAATTGTTCCGCTCAGGTGTGATGCTGCACGGGACAATTGGTGTTAGTGTGAAAGGTATGGGTTTATCGCTTAGGAGGGTGATGACCGTTAAGAGACCGGTAACAACCAACCCATATAGGCAAGCATAAAAGCCCATTGCTTGACCAACATGAGAGAGACTTTTTAACTTATACATCATGCTCTCATTCGTTCAATCGAAAAGCTAATTTAAACACCAGAGGAGTCGGATCGAAAAATCTTCCTCCCGACTTTGACCTGTGTGCAAGAGCCCAACGACAGAAAAGATTACCCTCAAGAGACAAATTTCAAACCGACCCGACTCGCGAGCGGAGACATGAAAAACCCTACACGTTGAGGACTCCGAGACAAAGAGCTGAACCGGACACAAGACGATCGACGCTCGCGACCCGAGTGCTCAGACCCTACACATCTGGATTTGATCCCAGCCATAATGACTGCTCGGCCACGACGTAACGAGACAATCAACTGAGAACAATTAAGAGGCCGGAGACGATGCGATCTTTGAGAGGTTGACGATGTTGGTGTGATTTAATAATAACCGGAAACCGTGGCCTTGGAGATTCGTGCGAGGCTACATTTAGTTGAATTAAATTGCGGCATAAACTTCTTTGGGATGACGTGGTCTTTTAGATTCGCGAGAGGCGGCATCGCTTCACCGGAAAAAGGCAAAAGGTCCCTCTCGTACGATGGTCGTATCCTAATGAGAAAGACGTTCCGCGTACAGATCACAGGAGTGGAGGCCGCATGGGTGGGTGCATGCGTGTGGGACCCACCTCACATGCGTAAAAATATATTCCTCGACTTCCGTTGCACGCTTAACCCTCGTAAAGGGACGCggaaagagagggagaggagagcgcCGACGAGGGGCCCGCTGTGGTGCTGCAAGCGAGTCATCCAGAAAACGCGTGCCTCGATCTGCCCAAACATCTGTCTTCCCGAATCTGGCTCATTGGTCGGGGCGGTGGGGTCCGAAATCGGGAGGAGGAAACTATGGTCAGCTGCATTGTTCGGCCCAGGGTTCAGCCTTCGACGCTCACCCATCTCGTCGAATCGGGGAAGTAGACTTGTACCACATCGGAGAGATTAGGCGGATCCTGCCGAACATCGTCCAGGCGATCTTCTCTGACCACGTGGAGCCAAGAAAGAGTATTCGTGGCGGGCAATCCGCAGGAACATCATACCGCTCCTCCTCAAACTGGTCTCTGACCACGTGGAGCCAAGAAAGAGTATTCGTGGCGGGCAATCCGCAGGAACATCGTACCGCTCCTCCTCAAACTGGTGGAAGCGCGTCCTTTGAAATGACG of Musa acuminata AAA Group cultivar baxijiao chromosome BXJ1-7, Cavendish_Baxijiao_AAA, whole genome shotgun sequence contains these proteins:
- the LOC135678271 gene encoding rRNA 2'-O-methyltransferase fibrillarin 2-like, translating into MRPPRGGGFRGRSDGGGGRGRGRGGGGRGGGFEGRGGGRGRGGGAGGRGGRGGRGRGGGRGGGMKGGSRVVVQPHRHDGVFVAKGKEDALCTKNMAPGEAVYGEKRVSVQNEDGSKVEYRVWNPFRSKLAAAILGGVDNIWIAPGTRVLYLGAASGTTVSHVSDIVGPTGVVYAVEFSHRSGRDLVNMAKKRTNVIPIIEDARHPARYRMLVGMVDVIFSDVAQPDQARILALNASYFLKNGGHFVISIKANCIDSTVPAEAVFAQEVKKLQADQFKPSEQVTLEPFERDHACVVGGYRMPKKQKVVTES
- the LOC135678269 gene encoding protein DETOXIFICATION 35-like, with protein sequence MGTETMEQPLLQQADEEKGPRRSDGGEAERVSETKVEDYPPVREAREAWEVLVAESKKLWSIGAPITFNVLCLYGFCSITQMFVGHIGNLELSAVAIALNVVYLFNFGFLLGMGSALETLCGQAFGAGRVEMLGVYMQRSWIILVASSIVLCLLYIFATPALKLIGQEDDIADLAGKFTISIIPQLFSIAFNFPAQKFLQAQSKVLVMAWIGLLALLLHVGMLVLFIFVFDWGLGGAAAAFNISGWVVSLAQIAYIVGWCKDGWTGLSWSAFRDLWAFVRLSFASAVMLCLEIWYMMILTVLSGHLTNAEVAVGSISICMNINGWEGMVFIGLNAAISVRVSNELGAGRPRATKYAVIVILLESLAIGLICMVVVLATRNYFSIIFTSDKEMQRAVANIAYLLGITMVLNSIQPIISGIAVGGGWQALVAYINLGCYYGFGLPLGFVLGFLLHLGVKGIWVGMLGGTLLQTLVLFYVIWKTDWSAEASQAAARVQLWGGQEAEKAQT